AGCCACAGCGCCGACGAGCACTTCCGGCACCCACGACGGTAGCAGGAAGGCGACAACCCTTCGCGGCGGACGTGTCAATAGGTCGAAAAACCTATAGATGGCGTTCTGCTGCCGCCGGCTTCCGGCAAGCAGATGGAGTATCCCCTGGCCAATCAGGCACAGTCCGAGCATCTCGACAACGGCGCGAAGAGCGCTAATCACGAAAGCCTGCACACCCGCCACCTATTCGTCATCAATGCCGCATTCTTCTTCCACCTTACGCATCCGCCGGTTGTAATACCATATCAGCGCCAGATAGATCACGAGGTTCCCCTGGGCCGCCATGTAGAAGCCGAGCGGAAATCCGAACAGGCTGAAGCCATTTAGGTCCGCCGCGAACCAGGTGAGGACGAAGGTGACAACCGACCAGATGAGGATCAGCCCGAAGGTTAGCCGCCGCGTCCTCAGCCAGTAATGATCGTCCGTCATGGATCACACTTTGCCGGCGATGCGCGTCGGATGGCATTCAGGAAACGCTCGACCTCCTTGTCCGGCGCCTTCGTGAACAGGCTCACCACGATGACGGTAGCAAACCCGGCGGCCACACCGAAGACGCCTGCCGCAGTTGAACTGATCTGGAACCATGGCTGCATGCGCAGGCTGCCGAGTCCCAGCCAGGCCAGGCTGCCGACTTCGACGCGAAAGATGTAATAGGCAGCCAGGGAGAAGCCGACGATCATGCCGGCCAGCGCGCCGGCTCGCGTCGCCCGGCGCCAGAAGATGCCGAGTACCAGTGCCGGGAAGAAAGCCGATCCGGCGATCGAGAAAGCCCAGGCAACCATGGACAGGATGGTGCCCGGCTTCTGCGCCGCCACCGTGGCCGCCAACACGGCAACGACGAGTAGCAGCGACTTGGAGATCACCAGGCGCAACTGGGTCGATGAAGCGGGACGGAAAACCCGGTAGTAGACATCGTGCGACAGGGCGCCGGTGATTGTCAGCAGTAGGCCGTCGGCCGTGGACAAGGCGGCAGCCAGGCCACCGGCGGCGACCAGCCCGGAAACCACATAGGGCATACCGGCGATCTCGGGGGTCGCCAGAACGACCACGTCGGGGCTGAGTACAAGTTCGGCCAGTTGCAGAATACCGTCGCCGTTGATGTCCTCATAGCTGACCAGTCCAACCCTGCTCCATGCGGAAACCCACCCCGGCAGTTTCTCGATGGGGAGGTCGACGAGGTGCGCGAGAACCTCGTATTTGACGAAAGCGGCATAGGCCGGCGCGGTCAAATAAAGAACGAGGATGAACAACAGTGACCAGAAGACGGATTCGCGCGCTTCGCGCACATTCGGCGTCGTGTAGTAGCGCATCAGCAGGTGCGGCAGCGCCGCCGTGCCAACCGTCAGACAGAAGACCAGCGCCAGAAAGTTGATGTGCT
This window of the Candidatus Dechloromonas phosphoritropha genome carries:
- a CDS encoding DUF4212 domain-containing protein, encoding MTDDHYWLRTRRLTFGLILIWSVVTFVLTWFAADLNGFSLFGFPLGFYMAAQGNLVIYLALIWYYNRRMRKVEEECGIDDE